Proteins from a single region of Candidatus Binatia bacterium:
- a CDS encoding NAD-dependent deacylase gives MTDDERLDGAIERAAEILHRARYVVALTGAGISVDSGIPPFRGPGGLWTKHGEPPMDGYQRFLADPRKAWEERLSPKGPLRELWETLRRARPNPGHYALAELESMGVLRCLITQNVDNLHTEAGSREVAEIHGNYRLVRCIDCVRRFPREAVSLDVLPPRCPECGGVLKSDTVSFGEPIPPDVLARCFEEAAQADCMLVAGTSATVYPAAQFPYDVRARGGKLVEVNLYESELTPFCDVSLRGRSAEVLPKLVAKLRELRSDSGPEPELLA, from the coding sequence GTGACCGACGACGAACGGCTGGACGGGGCCATCGAACGAGCGGCGGAGATCCTGCACCGAGCTCGCTACGTCGTGGCGCTCACGGGTGCGGGGATCTCGGTCGACAGCGGCATCCCGCCTTTCCGGGGACCCGGCGGACTCTGGACCAAACACGGCGAACCCCCCATGGACGGCTACCAGAGATTTCTCGCCGACCCGCGCAAAGCATGGGAAGAGCGGCTCTCGCCCAAGGGGCCCTTGCGCGAACTGTGGGAAACCCTCCGCCGCGCCAGGCCCAATCCCGGCCACTACGCGCTCGCGGAGCTCGAATCCATGGGCGTGCTGCGCTGCCTGATCACGCAGAACGTCGACAACCTGCACACCGAGGCCGGAAGCAGGGAAGTCGCCGAAATCCACGGAAACTACCGCCTCGTCCGTTGCATCGATTGCGTCCGGCGGTTTCCGCGAGAGGCCGTCTCCCTCGACGTGCTGCCCCCGCGGTGTCCCGAGTGCGGAGGCGTACTCAAGTCGGATACCGTGTCCTTCGGAGAGCCGATTCCGCCGGACGTGCTCGCGCGGTGTTTCGAAGAAGCGGCACAGGCGGACTGCATGCTCGTCGCCGGGACTTCGGCGACGGTCTATCCTGCCGCCCAGTTCCCCTACGACGTCCGGGCGCGCGGCGGGAAACTCGTCGAGGTGAACCTCTACGAAAGCGAGCTCACGCCCTTTTGCGACGTGAGCCTGCGCGGGAGGTCCGCCGAAGTGCTTCCGAAGCTCGTCGCGAAGCTGCGGGAACTCCGTTCCGACTCGGGGCCGGAACCCGAGCTTCTCGCTTGA
- a CDS encoding RNA 2',3'-cyclic phosphodiesterase, with protein sequence MSERLRAFVAVPLGHEVAREVSALLEDLARTGVDVRWVRPEGLHCTLKFLGLVEKTDLEALSEKLRAPLASVGPFPVRVRGIGAFPSWKNPRVLWLGLEGEPLGRLAEIVETEAASLGFPRETRPFRPHLTLGRFRSQRQWSRAAPVVEEKGRRELGSFTVRDVVVFRSELSREGARYTPLWTIPLGPSTL encoded by the coding sequence GTGAGCGAGCGCCTTCGGGCTTTCGTCGCCGTGCCTCTCGGCCACGAGGTCGCACGGGAGGTCTCGGCGCTCCTCGAGGATCTCGCTCGGACAGGGGTCGACGTCCGCTGGGTGCGCCCCGAAGGTCTCCACTGCACGCTCAAGTTCCTGGGGCTCGTCGAAAAGACCGACCTCGAAGCCCTCTCCGAAAAGCTCCGCGCGCCGCTTGCGTCCGTCGGGCCCTTTCCGGTCCGGGTTCGGGGAATCGGCGCCTTCCCGAGCTGGAAAAACCCCCGCGTCCTCTGGTTGGGCCTCGAGGGCGAGCCCCTCGGCAGGCTCGCCGAGATCGTCGAGACCGAGGCGGCTTCGCTCGGCTTCCCGCGTGAAACGCGTCCCTTCCGGCCCCACCTGACACTCGGGCGTTTCCGCTCGCAGCGCCAGTGGAGCCGCGCCGCACCCGTCGTGGAAGAAAAAGGGCGGAGGGAACTCGGGTCTTTCACCGTGCGGGACGTCGTCGTCTTCCGCAGCGAGCTTTCGCGCGAAGGGGCGCGGTACACCCCCCTCTGGACAATCCCCCTTGGCCCATCTACTCTCTGA
- the hpnJ gene encoding hopanoid biosynthesis associated radical SAM protein HpnJ, translating to MKTLLLNPPAYEDFDGGAGSRYQARREVWSFWYPTWLCYPAGLVEESRVLDAPPEGLGQEETVEIARHYDFVVIHTSTPSFSLDVDTAEKIKEANPRCVVAFVGGHVTARPVESLEASKAIDVVVRKEFDLPVADIARGRPWHEIPNLTYRENGAIRQNPERPPLTTEELDALPFVTEIYARDLDYLKYNSPYCQYPYVSLYTGRGCPARCTFCLWPQVTTGHSYRTRTPENVLEEVKNVKRLFPRMKELFFDDDTFTADPRRARRIAELLKPLGLCWSTNARANVDRETLKVLKDAGLRLFVVGYESGNAQILKNIKKGVGLETARRFTRDCHELGILIHGTFIIGLPGETRETIEETIRFAREMNPETIQVSLASPYPGTEFYKYVQDHGFLVENVYNDPSGYQKCTVSYPEISAEEMFDAVERFYRKYYFRPKYVFKAVRKMLRDPDERKRMLGEAADFLASMRQRRAQKARRAAA from the coding sequence ATGAAAACTTTGCTCTTGAATCCACCGGCCTACGAGGACTTCGACGGGGGGGCAGGGTCGCGCTACCAGGCTCGCCGGGAGGTGTGGTCGTTCTGGTACCCGACCTGGCTCTGCTATCCCGCGGGCCTCGTCGAGGAAAGCCGGGTCCTCGATGCGCCGCCGGAAGGTCTCGGCCAGGAAGAGACCGTCGAGATCGCTCGCCACTACGACTTCGTGGTGATCCACACGAGCACGCCGTCGTTTTCTCTCGACGTGGACACCGCCGAGAAGATCAAAGAGGCGAACCCGCGGTGTGTCGTGGCCTTCGTCGGTGGCCACGTGACGGCTCGTCCGGTGGAGTCCCTCGAGGCGTCGAAAGCCATCGACGTCGTGGTCCGCAAGGAATTCGACCTGCCGGTAGCCGACATCGCGCGCGGGCGTCCCTGGCACGAGATCCCGAATCTCACCTACCGGGAGAACGGCGCGATCCGCCAGAACCCCGAGCGGCCTCCCCTCACCACCGAGGAGCTCGACGCGCTGCCCTTCGTCACCGAGATTTACGCTCGCGACCTCGACTACCTCAAGTACAACAGCCCGTACTGCCAGTATCCGTACGTCTCTCTGTACACCGGGCGGGGCTGTCCCGCTCGCTGCACGTTCTGTCTCTGGCCGCAGGTCACCACGGGGCACTCCTACCGCACGCGGACCCCGGAGAACGTCCTCGAGGAAGTGAAGAACGTGAAACGGCTCTTTCCCAGGATGAAGGAGCTCTTTTTCGACGACGACACGTTCACGGCCGACCCGCGCCGCGCGCGCCGGATCGCCGAGCTTCTCAAGCCGCTCGGGCTCTGCTGGTCGACGAACGCACGCGCCAACGTCGACCGCGAAACCCTGAAGGTGCTCAAGGACGCCGGGCTCCGTCTTTTCGTCGTGGGCTACGAGTCCGGGAACGCGCAGATCCTGAAGAACATCAAGAAAGGAGTCGGACTCGAGACCGCCCGCCGCTTCACCCGGGACTGCCACGAGCTCGGGATCCTGATCCACGGGACCTTCATCATCGGGTTGCCCGGCGAGACGCGCGAAACCATCGAGGAGACGATCCGGTTCGCGCGGGAGATGAACCCGGAGACGATCCAGGTGTCGTTGGCTTCGCCGTATCCCGGGACGGAGTTCTACAAGTACGTCCAGGACCACGGCTTCCTCGTCGAGAACGTCTACAACGACCCCTCGGGCTACCAGAAGTGCACCGTGAGCTACCCGGAAATCTCGGCCGAGGAAATGTTCGACGCGGTCGAGCGCTTCTACCGGAAGTACTATTTCCGGCCGAAGTACGTCTTCAAGGCCGTGCGCAAGATGCTCCGGGATCCGGACGAGCGGAAGCGCATGCTCGGGGAAGCCGCGGACTTTCTCGCTTCGATGCGGCAGAGACGGGCGCAAAAGGCCCGGCGGGCGGCGGCCTGA
- a CDS encoding ATPase, with product MKEPTREVAGLVLGSMDATPLEFWVGVEEGKRIQLDDLVVVESAIPGGERVRFFGIVDLVRKRYEGAPFDTDAFRASRGVLPVDVSYAAHVQVTRIEPEIFVPPHPGDPAEVVRGERFARALYFDRMERRFPAGLTRTGEPVYANLDFLDGTHGAHLSVSGISGVATKTSYATFLLFSIFHSGVLGADASATRALVFNVKGEDLLWLDRPNARLDETSRAEYAKLGLPPTPFQSVALYAPVHRGSKVPMPATGGRQEGVEPYVWTLREFARERMLRFAFAEAEDARAQISFVIQRVERVLEEAAKEGPEDDPGLELGGKRMASFSDLVDLLDTEFLESVVPQMVQGTLGAFRRRLHAAASRMGHLVQGEPWAVGRQISWDSQQVTVVDIHTLHSTAQMFVVGVLLKRMMEEKERRGTAKPLTFVLLDELNKYAPREGWSPIQDVLLDIAERGRSLGVSLFGAQQTASEVERRVFANASVKVVGRLDAAEAERSEYGFLTRVARLRATMLPPGSMIVSQPQIPTPVLLRFPFPAWATRRAEALEPDAPDPFEGFDENR from the coding sequence GTGAAAGAACCCACCAGGGAAGTTGCGGGACTGGTTCTCGGGTCGATGGACGCGACGCCGCTCGAGTTCTGGGTCGGCGTCGAGGAAGGCAAGCGGATCCAGCTCGACGACCTCGTCGTCGTGGAAAGCGCGATCCCGGGCGGCGAGCGCGTCCGCTTTTTCGGGATCGTCGATCTCGTCCGAAAACGCTACGAAGGCGCCCCCTTCGACACGGACGCCTTTCGCGCCTCGCGCGGCGTCCTCCCGGTGGACGTGTCCTACGCCGCCCACGTGCAGGTGACACGGATCGAACCCGAAATCTTCGTCCCCCCTCACCCCGGAGACCCGGCCGAGGTGGTGCGCGGCGAGCGCTTCGCCCGCGCCCTCTACTTCGACCGGATGGAGCGGCGCTTCCCGGCGGGCCTCACCCGGACGGGCGAGCCCGTGTACGCCAACCTCGATTTTCTCGACGGCACGCACGGCGCCCACCTCTCGGTGAGCGGGATCTCGGGGGTGGCGACGAAGACCTCCTACGCCACCTTCCTTCTCTTCTCGATCTTCCACTCGGGCGTTCTCGGCGCCGACGCTTCCGCGACCCGTGCGCTCGTCTTCAACGTGAAGGGCGAAGACCTTCTCTGGCTCGACCGCCCCAACGCCCGCCTCGACGAAACGAGCCGGGCCGAGTACGCGAAGCTCGGCCTCCCCCCGACGCCTTTCCAGAGCGTGGCCCTTTACGCCCCGGTCCACCGCGGCTCGAAGGTTCCCATGCCCGCGACGGGAGGGCGCCAGGAAGGCGTAGAACCCTACGTGTGGACGCTGCGGGAATTCGCCCGGGAACGGATGCTCCGCTTCGCCTTCGCCGAGGCCGAGGACGCGCGGGCGCAGATTTCCTTCGTGATCCAGCGGGTCGAACGCGTGCTCGAAGAGGCGGCGAAGGAAGGACCGGAAGACGACCCCGGTCTCGAGCTCGGGGGAAAACGGATGGCCTCGTTCTCGGACCTGGTCGACCTCCTCGACACGGAATTCCTCGAGAGCGTCGTCCCCCAGATGGTCCAGGGCACGCTCGGAGCCTTCCGCCGGAGACTCCACGCCGCCGCCTCGAGAATGGGACACCTGGTCCAGGGGGAACCCTGGGCGGTGGGCCGGCAAATCTCCTGGGACTCCCAGCAGGTCACGGTCGTCGACATCCACACGCTCCACTCCACGGCGCAGATGTTCGTGGTCGGCGTGCTGCTCAAGCGGATGATGGAAGAAAAAGAACGGCGCGGGACGGCGAAGCCGCTCACTTTCGTCCTCCTCGACGAGCTCAACAAGTACGCGCCGCGAGAGGGCTGGAGCCCCATCCAGGACGTGCTGCTCGACATCGCCGAGCGGGGCCGGTCGCTCGGTGTCTCGCTCTTCGGCGCGCAACAGACGGCGAGCGAAGTGGAACGCCGGGTGTTCGCCAACGCGTCGGTCAAGGTGGTGGGGCGCCTCGACGCCGCCGAAGCCGAGCGCAGCGAGTACGGATTTCTCACACGTGTGGCACGGCTCCGGGCCACCATGCTCCCGCCCGGAAGCATGATCGTCTCCCAGCCCCAGATCCCCACCCCCGTCCTCCTCCGCTTCCCGTTCCCGGCCTGGGCGACCCGCCGGGCCGAGGCGCTCGAACCCGACGCGCCCGACCCCTTCGAGGGCTTCGACGAGAACCGATGA
- the pilT-1 gene encoding twitching motility protein PilT — protein sequence MSFDEILEAALERAATDVILKGGRPPAFRIANQLLAQTELGVLSPRDVEDIVDELFDEYRKKRFLAELHADFAHETPRGRFRVNVFRQRGQLALAVRLISPTIRTCAQLHLPPVVERLAEERRGLVLVTGATGSGKSTTLAAMIDHINRTRAAHVITIEDPIEYLHEDKKSFVEQREVGYDAVDFASALKAALRQNPDVILVGEMRDLETIRTALLAAETGHLVLSTLHTTDAPQTITRTISTFPEAQRDEVRLVLASVVKGIVSQRLVPRADGQGLVPAVEVLVASERTREYIADRDKTRALRDVIAQGHESYGMQTFDQSLMALYRAGLVSYEEALAHATNPSDFALRASGIASSDGHWRGFDDREEKVEIERF from the coding sequence ATGTCGTTCGACGAAATCCTCGAGGCTGCGCTCGAGCGGGCGGCCACGGACGTGATCCTGAAAGGCGGCCGTCCGCCGGCCTTCCGGATCGCGAACCAGCTTCTCGCCCAGACCGAGCTCGGCGTCCTCTCGCCCCGGGACGTCGAGGACATCGTGGACGAGCTCTTCGACGAGTATCGGAAAAAGCGCTTTCTCGCCGAGCTCCACGCCGACTTCGCACACGAAACTCCGCGGGGGCGCTTTCGCGTGAACGTCTTTCGCCAGAGGGGGCAGCTCGCCCTGGCGGTCCGTCTCATCTCGCCCACGATCCGGACGTGCGCCCAGCTCCACCTCCCGCCGGTCGTCGAGCGGCTCGCCGAGGAGCGGCGGGGTCTCGTGCTCGTCACCGGGGCCACCGGCTCGGGGAAGAGCACGACGCTCGCCGCCATGATCGACCACATCAACCGGACCCGCGCCGCCCACGTCATCACGATCGAGGACCCGATCGAGTACCTCCACGAAGACAAAAAAAGCTTCGTCGAGCAGCGGGAGGTGGGCTACGACGCCGTGGACTTCGCCTCGGCGCTCAAGGCCGCGCTACGGCAGAACCCCGACGTGATTCTCGTCGGCGAGATGCGCGACCTCGAAACGATTCGCACGGCGTTGCTCGCCGCCGAGACGGGCCACCTCGTGCTGAGCACGCTCCACACGACGGACGCACCGCAGACGATCACGCGCACGATCAGCACCTTTCCCGAAGCCCAGCGCGACGAGGTCCGTCTCGTGCTCGCGAGCGTCGTGAAAGGAATCGTGAGCCAGCGCCTCGTACCGCGAGCCGACGGGCAGGGCCTCGTGCCGGCCGTGGAAGTCCTCGTGGCGAGCGAGCGGACGCGGGAGTACATCGCCGACCGCGACAAGACCCGTGCTCTCCGCGACGTCATCGCGCAGGGGCACGAGTCCTACGGCATGCAGACCTTCGACCAGTCGCTCATGGCCCTTTACCGGGCCGGTCTCGTGAGTTACGAAGAGGCCCTGGCCCACGCGACCAACCCGTCGGATTTCGCTCTTCGGGCGAGCGGTATCGCCTCGAGCGACGGGCACTGGCGCGGATTCGACGACCGGGAGGAAAAGGTCGAGATCGAGCGTTTCTGA
- the pgpA gene encoding phosphatidylglycerophosphatase A, producing MRRLVVAIASGGFVGYIPVVPATFGSLWGIPLFWCVSKLPPWAWALAVLATVGASCWVAERAEEYFGEKDSSKIVVDEIAGYLVTTLWLPFGAFHAAVAFVAFRFFDIVKIFPARSIDRSVPGGLGVVLDDVVSGVYANLFTRLFLLLWVRGGTG from the coding sequence TTGCGTCGACTCGTCGTGGCCATCGCTTCGGGCGGTTTCGTCGGTTACATCCCCGTCGTTCCTGCCACGTTCGGCTCGCTCTGGGGTATCCCGCTCTTCTGGTGCGTATCGAAACTGCCGCCGTGGGCCTGGGCTCTCGCCGTGCTCGCCACGGTCGGCGCCTCCTGCTGGGTGGCCGAGCGTGCCGAGGAGTACTTCGGGGAGAAAGACAGCAGCAAGATCGTGGTCGACGAGATCGCGGGCTATCTCGTGACGACGCTCTGGCTTCCGTTCGGCGCTTTCCACGCCGCCGTGGCCTTCGTCGCATTCCGGTTTTTCGACATCGTCAAGATTTTCCCGGCGCGCTCGATCGACCGCTCCGTTCCGGGGGGGCTCGGCGTGGTTCTCGACGACGTCGTCTCGGGCGTGTACGCGAATCTTTTCACGCGCCTTTTTTTGCTCCTCTGGGTGCGCGGAGGCACGGGGTGA
- a CDS encoding macro domain-containing protein yields the protein MRSFEIGRSRIELVQGDITQQDTDAIVNAANTTLLGGGGVDGAIHRAGGPEILEECKKLGGCATGDAKITRGGKLKAKYVVHAVGPVYRDGRHGEANLLASAYRRSLEVAAENGVRTIAFPSISTGAYRFPIREASRIALRTVAETLPRLPGIELVRFVLFTEKDLQVYEEALDELARDFR from the coding sequence ATGCGCAGTTTCGAGATCGGACGGAGTCGGATCGAGCTCGTCCAGGGGGACATCACGCAGCAGGACACGGACGCCATCGTCAACGCCGCCAACACGACGCTACTCGGGGGAGGCGGCGTGGACGGCGCCATCCACAGGGCCGGGGGCCCGGAAATCCTCGAAGAGTGCAAAAAGCTCGGGGGCTGCGCGACCGGGGACGCGAAGATCACCCGCGGCGGAAAACTCAAGGCGAAGTACGTCGTCCACGCGGTGGGTCCCGTCTACCGCGACGGGCGGCACGGGGAAGCCAACCTTCTCGCGAGCGCCTACCGCCGTAGCCTCGAGGTCGCGGCCGAAAACGGTGTCCGCACGATCGCTTTTCCTTCCATCAGCACGGGAGCGTACCGCTTCCCGATCCGCGAGGCGTCGCGCATCGCGCTGCGCACCGTCGCCGAAACTCTCCCGCGTCTTCCCGGGATCGAACTCGTGCGCTTCGTCCTTTTCACGGAAAAGGACCTGCAGGTCTACGAAGAAGCTCTCGACGAGCTCGCACGGGATTTCCGGTGA
- a CDS encoding competence/damage-inducible protein A, protein MTIERALVLSTGDELTSGRTLDTNAHYLADRLYSTGIDVVALLAVGDDRERIAWAWREGMRQADLVVSTGGLGPTVDDLTTETVASVTGRKLVFHPEVAEHIRALFAAMKREMPENNLKQAYFPEGAVVLPNRLGTAPGFRLEVEAEGGTRHLVVLPGVPREMKPMFEEQVLPWLESLRGTAERFVSRTFQTFGLSESALDARVAACVSPEEARVSLRAAFPKIALRLTVRGTPKEAEAKLEELAHRVREHLGEFVYAEGELSMEEVVGDLLRKHHRTLAVAESCTGGLVGHRLTEVPGSSEYFLGGIVAYANRVKTEALGVRPETLERHGAVSEETAREMAEGVRRRLGADIGLATTGIAGPTGGTPEKPVGTVCVALATEGDTFSRRYQLWGTRDWIKLLTSQIALDWVRRHLLGWDPRGSGFVRS, encoded by the coding sequence GTGACGATCGAACGAGCGCTGGTCCTCAGCACGGGCGACGAGCTCACGAGCGGCCGCACGCTCGACACGAACGCCCACTACCTCGCCGACCGTCTCTACTCGACCGGGATCGACGTCGTCGCCCTCCTGGCCGTGGGCGACGACCGCGAGCGGATCGCCTGGGCCTGGCGCGAGGGGATGCGCCAGGCCGACCTCGTCGTCTCGACCGGCGGGCTCGGACCCACGGTGGACGACCTCACGACGGAAACCGTGGCCAGCGTCACGGGACGAAAGCTCGTCTTCCATCCCGAGGTCGCCGAACACATCCGGGCGCTGTTCGCGGCCATGAAGCGCGAGATGCCCGAGAACAACCTGAAGCAAGCCTACTTTCCCGAAGGAGCCGTCGTCCTTCCCAACCGCCTCGGCACGGCCCCCGGCTTCCGACTCGAAGTCGAGGCCGAGGGCGGCACCCGCCACCTCGTCGTCCTCCCCGGCGTGCCGCGCGAAATGAAGCCCATGTTCGAAGAGCAGGTCCTTCCGTGGCTCGAGAGTCTCCGCGGAACCGCGGAAAGGTTCGTGAGTCGCACCTTCCAGACGTTCGGCCTTTCCGAGTCGGCGCTCGACGCCCGCGTGGCGGCCTGCGTCTCGCCGGAGGAAGCACGGGTCTCGCTGCGCGCGGCCTTCCCCAAGATCGCGCTGCGGCTCACGGTCCGCGGGACCCCGAAGGAGGCGGAGGCCAAGCTCGAGGAGCTGGCCCACCGCGTCCGGGAACACCTCGGCGAGTTCGTCTACGCCGAGGGCGAGCTGTCGATGGAGGAAGTCGTCGGGGACCTCCTGCGGAAGCACCACAGGACGCTCGCCGTGGCGGAGTCCTGCACGGGAGGGCTCGTGGGCCACAGGCTCACCGAGGTCCCCGGAAGCTCGGAGTACTTCCTGGGCGGCATCGTGGCCTACGCGAACCGGGTCAAGACCGAAGCCCTGGGGGTCCGGCCCGAAACGCTCGAACGCCACGGCGCCGTGAGCGAAGAGACGGCCCGCGAGATGGCCGAAGGCGTCCGCCGCCGCCTCGGGGCCGACATCGGCCTTGCCACGACCGGCATCGCCGGCCCCACGGGCGGCACGCCCGAGAAGCCCGTGGGCACCGTGTGCGTGGCGCTCGCGACGGAAGGCGACACGTTTTCCCGGCGTTACCAGCTCTGGGGCACGCGCGATTGGATCAAGCTCCTTACCTCGCAGATCGCCCTCGACTGGGTCCGGCGACACCTTCTCGGGTGGGACCCCCGAGGGTCGGGGTTCGTGCGGTCGTGA
- the recA gene encoding protein RecA translates to MEDAGKGHAGRVPERGHVTKNAQSGAEKRGSPERGAAGEEGTMAVESIRDRVSSGDGNRQRAVELAVSQIERQFGKGAIMKLGEEAAVGEIPVVSTGSLGLDLALGVGGLPRGRVVEIYGPESSGKTTLALHAVAEAQKQGGICVFIDAEHALDVSYAKKLGVKTEDLLISQPDYGEQALEIAETLVRSGAIDVMVIDSVAALVPRSELEGEMGEPQMGLQARLMSQALRKLTATISRSRTIVIFINQIRMKIGVMFGNPETTTGGNALKFYASCRLDIRRVGAIKQGDQVIGSRTKVRVVKNKVAPPFKEAEFDILYGTGISREGELVDLGAQYGILEKSGAWYSFDGERIGQGRENAKEYLAEHPEIARAIEEKLRARFGLGKPADGTGEKVAKGEIRRSK, encoded by the coding sequence ATGGAAGATGCGGGAAAAGGGCATGCGGGCAGGGTGCCCGAGCGTGGACACGTCACGAAGAACGCGCAGAGCGGAGCCGAGAAGAGGGGGAGTCCCGAGAGGGGCGCGGCGGGAGAGGAGGGCACGATGGCCGTGGAAAGCATCCGGGATCGCGTGAGCAGCGGCGACGGTAACCGACAGCGCGCCGTCGAGCTGGCCGTGAGCCAGATCGAGCGCCAGTTCGGCAAGGGCGCCATCATGAAACTCGGCGAGGAGGCCGCGGTAGGGGAGATTCCGGTCGTCTCGACCGGTTCTCTCGGTCTCGATCTCGCCCTCGGCGTGGGCGGTCTCCCGCGGGGGCGCGTGGTGGAGATCTACGGGCCCGAATCCTCCGGAAAGACGACGCTCGCGCTCCACGCCGTCGCCGAAGCGCAGAAGCAGGGAGGCATCTGCGTTTTCATCGACGCCGAGCACGCCCTCGACGTCTCCTACGCGAAAAAGCTCGGGGTGAAGACCGAGGACCTCCTCATCTCGCAGCCCGACTACGGCGAGCAGGCGCTCGAGATCGCCGAGACGCTCGTCCGGAGCGGCGCCATCGACGTCATGGTCATCGACTCGGTCGCGGCGCTGGTTCCCAGATCCGAGCTCGAGGGAGAGATGGGCGAGCCGCAGATGGGGCTCCAGGCCCGCCTCATGTCGCAGGCGCTCCGGAAGCTCACGGCCACCATTTCGCGCTCGCGCACGATCGTGATTTTCATCAACCAGATCCGGATGAAGATCGGCGTCATGTTCGGAAACCCGGAGACGACGACGGGAGGCAACGCGCTCAAGTTCTACGCCTCCTGCCGCCTCGACATCCGGCGGGTGGGCGCGATCAAGCAGGGCGACCAGGTCATCGGCAGCCGCACCAAGGTACGCGTCGTGAAAAACAAGGTCGCCCCGCCCTTCAAGGAAGCGGAATTCGACATCCTCTACGGGACGGGTATTTCCCGCGAGGGAGAGCTCGTCGACCTCGGAGCGCAGTACGGGATCCTCGAGAAGAGCGGTGCCTGGTACAGTTTCGACGGGGAAAGGATCGGCCAGGGACGGGAAAATGCCAAGGAATACCTCGCCGAGCACCCGGAAATTGCCCGAGCCATCGAGGAGAAGCTCCGGGCACGATTCGGGCTAGGAAAGCCCGCGGACGGGACCGGAGAGAAGGTCGCAAAGGGCGAAATCCGGCGCAGCAAATAG
- a CDS encoding glutathione S-transferase, whose product MPLARDASSYAATIVRGARGIFARTTRDRRKGPERLLELFDFEACPYCRKVREALTELDLDYLARPVARGSRRRELLRELGGKVQVPYLVDPNTGTRMYESDDIVSYLNEHYARDGKAGWPVPLPSFLDDLNSFAASAVTLGRGRVCRVVRESGPPKLLELFNMEGSPYCRKVREVLSELDLEYVVRNVPKGSPQRKELERLGGKVQVPFLVDPNTGVRMYESDDIVTYLEREYGNEKRRARPSGRASQAR is encoded by the coding sequence ATGCCACTCGCGAGAGACGCCTCGTCGTACGCCGCCACGATCGTCCGCGGAGCCCGCGGGATCTTCGCGCGGACGACGCGCGACCGGCGTAAAGGCCCGGAGCGCCTGCTCGAGCTGTTCGACTTCGAAGCCTGCCCGTACTGCCGGAAGGTCCGCGAAGCGCTCACGGAGCTCGACCTCGACTACCTCGCCCGCCCGGTCGCGCGCGGGAGCCGGCGCCGCGAACTTCTCCGCGAGCTCGGCGGAAAGGTGCAAGTGCCGTACCTCGTGGACCCCAACACCGGGACACGCATGTACGAATCGGACGACATCGTGAGCTACCTCAACGAGCACTACGCCCGCGACGGCAAAGCGGGCTGGCCCGTGCCGCTCCCGAGCTTCCTCGACGACCTGAACTCCTTCGCCGCGAGCGCCGTGACGCTCGGGCGGGGACGGGTCTGCCGCGTTGTACGGGAGAGCGGTCCCCCGAAGCTCCTCGAGCTCTTCAACATGGAAGGGTCGCCCTACTGCAGGAAAGTCCGCGAGGTCCTTTCGGAACTCGACCTGGAGTACGTGGTGCGCAACGTTCCCAAGGGTAGCCCCCAGAGAAAAGAGCTCGAGCGCCTCGGCGGAAAAGTGCAGGTCCCTTTCCTCGTCGACCCGAATACCGGCGTCCGCATGTACGAGTCCGACGACATCGTGACCTACCTCGAGCGCGAGTACGGGAACGAGAAAAGGAGGGCACGACCGAGCGGGCGGGCGTCGCAGGCGCGGTGA